In Chlamydiales bacterium, the following are encoded in one genomic region:
- a CDS encoding class I SAM-dependent methyltransferase, producing MTEYKAWIKNVFDRASSGYGEKGCSFFDYFGERLVELVKPSVNNNILDVATGKGAVLFPAAKIVGPKGRAVGIDLSSKMIREATKNVIFPWIELYQMDAEHLLFPNQSFDIVFCAFALFFFPNIAQALSDNLGFEFK from the coding sequence ATGACAGAGTACAAAGCCTGGATTAAAAATGTTTTTGATCGTGCCTCTTCTGGTTATGGAGAGAAGGGATGCTCTTTTTTTGATTACTTTGGAGAGCGTTTAGTAGAACTTGTAAAACCTTCTGTAAATAACAATATATTAGATGTTGCTACAGGTAAGGGAGCTGTGTTATTCCCTGCTGCAAAGATAGTGGGCCCAAAGGGAAGAGCCGTAGGAATTGACTTAAGTTCCAAAATGATCAGAGAGGCTACAAAAAACGTTATATTTCCCTGGATTGAGCTATACCAAATGGATGCAGAACATCTTTTGTTTCCAAACCAATCATTTGATATTGTATTTTGCGCATTTGCCTTATTTTTTTTCCCTAATATTGCACAAGCCCTATCCGATAACCTGGGTTTTGAATTTAAATGA
- a CDS encoding HAD family phosphatase, with the protein MNLIKSFSQIFMSLCISALTAQSPSVHENYKNIVFDLGGVLLEWAPQKFLSQVFENSDSVPDELVHIFNSSYWTDYDAGKISREDLLNHLSLHYDRDQLILFINQLPQLLRPVAEMERILDDLKSKGYKIYSLSNTPQEIFYELNEIYDLFKKFDGKVASFQIKSSKPSPLIYQTLLSLYHLKPEECLFIDDRAENVLGAQDCGIKGILYLNPKQLKNTLKELGIL; encoded by the coding sequence ATGAATCTAATTAAGAGCTTTTCTCAAATTTTTATGTCTCTTTGTATCAGTGCACTAACTGCTCAATCCCCTAGCGTTCATGAAAACTACAAAAACATTGTTTTTGATTTAGGAGGCGTCTTGCTTGAATGGGCTCCTCAAAAGTTTCTATCTCAAGTTTTTGAAAATAGTGACAGCGTTCCAGATGAGTTAGTTCATATTTTTAATTCATCCTATTGGACAGATTATGATGCAGGAAAAATTTCACGCGAAGATTTACTTAACCACTTATCCCTTCACTATGATAGAGACCAGCTTATTCTTTTTATAAACCAACTTCCTCAACTTTTACGCCCTGTTGCAGAAATGGAAAGGATTTTGGATGATCTTAAAAGCAAGGGATATAAAATATATAGCCTCTCTAATACACCACAAGAGATTTTTTACGAATTAAATGAAATTTATGATCTCTTCAAGAAATTTGATGGAAAAGTAGCTTCATTTCAAATCAAATCCTCTAAGCCAAGCCCTCTAATTTATCAGACTCTTCTCTCTCTTTATCACTTAAAACCAGAAGAGTGTTTGTTTATCGATGACCGAGCTGAAAATGTTCTTGGCGCCCAAGATTGTGGAATTAAAGGTATTCTTTATCTCAATCCAAAGCAGTTAAAAAACACACTTAAAGAACTTGGCATTTTATGA
- a CDS encoding NUDIX hydrolase encodes MSRMIFKTNPSSKSFCILTIFCFAIIILTKSFSGNLLANEQSITRYLELYEQYPEAFGPKGDWKKNEMELIDDLQVMRAIQKQFNQPVGIVAEDRFWLWIRDALILPSGEHTTYNRFLSKKGLDGPAGVVVLAVTPNNEILVNLIYRHATRSWEIELPRGGRNKGETSEAAARREVKEETGYKVTKILPLGTIAVDSGVFTNYLKAFFAKIGEVEETTRDDEEIIASNLLLSKDHVIDIFCAGKTELIVNKQKITAYVRDPFFAYALLLAEKKGFLES; translated from the coding sequence ATGAGCAGAATGATTTTTAAAACTAATCCATCGAGTAAAAGTTTTTGTATTCTAACCATTTTTTGTTTTGCTATCATTATTCTTACTAAAAGCTTCTCAGGCAACCTTCTAGCAAATGAACAAAGCATCACAAGATATTTAGAGCTCTATGAGCAATATCCAGAGGCCTTTGGACCAAAAGGCGATTGGAAAAAGAATGAAATGGAACTTATTGATGATTTGCAAGTAATGAGAGCCATTCAAAAGCAGTTTAATCAACCTGTTGGTATTGTAGCAGAAGATAGGTTTTGGCTCTGGATTAGAGATGCCCTCATTTTGCCTTCTGGAGAACACACAACGTATAATCGATTTCTTTCTAAAAAAGGTCTAGATGGGCCAGCAGGTGTTGTAGTGCTTGCAGTTACTCCAAACAATGAAATATTAGTTAACTTGATTTACAGACATGCCACAAGAAGCTGGGAAATTGAATTGCCAAGAGGAGGAAGAAACAAAGGTGAGACATCAGAAGCTGCTGCAAGAAGAGAAGTCAAGGAAGAAACAGGATATAAGGTCACCAAAATTCTTCCCTTAGGAACCATTGCCGTCGATAGCGGTGTTTTTACCAACTATCTTAAGGCATTTTTTGCAAAAATTGGCGAGGTAGAAGAAACCACGCGTGATGATGAAGAGATCATAGCTTCAAATCTTCTTCTTTCAAAAGACCACGTCATCGATATTTTTTGTGCGGGTAAAACAGAGCTTATTGTAAATAAGCAAAAAATAACTGCCTATGTCAGAGATCCTTTTTTTGCCTATGCTTTGCTCCTAGCTGAAAAGAAAGGATTTCTTGAATCTTGA
- a CDS encoding HIT family protein has translation MLENYSEQSIKDNCPHCDRTCWAFDYILKESSYFTILCDANPLIEAHLLIIPKRHVSCIAEYTPEEFVEFKKLYSLISEWICKEYGSIATFEHGKIGQTVFHSHVHLMPFLGQAEEIVPEGMKKLNSLQSLDNLFNVFQEEGQYLFFSLGSKMWTVDTSIGRPRFFRDRFAKALRRVERGNWKEMRKNPQLLATRDIENKRCQDKFNLSLKDGI, from the coding sequence ATGCTAGAAAATTACTCAGAACAATCTATAAAAGACAATTGTCCACATTGCGACAGAACGTGTTGGGCTTTTGATTATATATTAAAAGAATCAAGCTATTTCACCATACTCTGTGATGCCAATCCTTTAATTGAAGCTCATTTATTGATTATTCCAAAAAGGCACGTTAGCTGCATTGCAGAATATACTCCTGAAGAATTTGTTGAATTTAAGAAGTTGTATTCATTAATCAGCGAATGGATTTGTAAAGAGTACGGATCTATTGCAACTTTTGAGCATGGTAAAATTGGACAAACAGTTTTTCATTCACATGTTCATCTAATGCCTTTTTTAGGGCAAGCAGAAGAAATTGTTCCTGAAGGAATGAAAAAATTAAATTCATTACAATCTTTAGATAATCTTTTCAATGTCTTTCAAGAAGAAGGTCAATATCTCTTTTTTTCTTTAGGTTCTAAAATGTGGACAGTAGATACTTCTATAGGGCGTCCTCGCTTCTTTCGTGATCGTTTTGCAAAAGCCCTTAGGCGAGTAGAAAGAGGTAATTGGAAAGAAATGCGTAAAAATCCTCAGTTATTGGCAACTAGAGATATAGAAAACAAACGCTGTCAAGACAAGTTTAACTTATCTTTAAAGGATGGTATATGA
- a CDS encoding NUDIX domain-containing protein: protein MKEDCFHLGIKGLMFNDNGKVLLLKRAKEGYWDLPGGRLQRKESQKDALKREIEEEIGFCNIDSVAHFITLLTNIRIAMPNSDLGLILSIYSCSVPSSFTPLLSSEHVDFAWFTASEAANLLHNYPAEFAHKLTSLEIM, encoded by the coding sequence ATGAAAGAAGATTGCTTTCATTTGGGTATAAAAGGTCTTATGTTCAATGACAATGGCAAAGTTTTGCTTTTGAAAAGAGCTAAAGAAGGCTACTGGGATCTTCCTGGAGGACGTTTGCAAAGAAAAGAATCTCAAAAAGATGCCCTAAAACGTGAGATAGAAGAAGAGATTGGTTTTTGCAATATTGACAGCGTTGCCCACTTTATCACCCTTTTAACAAATATTCGTATTGCAATGCCTAATAGTGATCTTGGCTTAATCCTATCGATCTATAGCTGTAGTGTTCCATCTTCTTTTACACCTCTTCTAAGTAGTGAACATGTTGATTTTGCTTGGTTCACTGCATCTGAGGCCGCAAACCTATTGCACAATTACCCAGCTGAATTCGCTCACAAGCTTACATCCCTAGAGATTATGTGA
- a CDS encoding nucleoside deaminase gives MSHPNPKFMKRAIELSAQAGLVEKSGGVFGAVIVKGDKIIAEGYNRVIKEADATCHAEIDVIRKAGKALGSPHLDGCILYTSAYCCPMCLCGAYWAQIKEIYYGATVEDSKKYGDFLDVDYYKEMCLPDKDKRVKIREFMREEAVEVWKKFSQMPDRAHY, from the coding sequence ATGTCTCATCCTAATCCAAAATTTATGAAGCGTGCAATTGAATTGAGCGCTCAAGCAGGACTCGTAGAAAAAAGTGGCGGCGTCTTTGGCGCTGTTATTGTAAAAGGTGATAAAATTATCGCTGAGGGCTATAACAGGGTAATCAAAGAAGCTGATGCTACCTGTCATGCTGAAATTGATGTCATTCGCAAAGCTGGAAAAGCTCTTGGCAGCCCTCATCTTGATGGCTGTATTTTATACACAAGCGCTTATTGTTGCCCTATGTGCCTGTGTGGGGCTTATTGGGCTCAAATCAAGGAAATCTATTATGGAGCTACAGTTGAAGACTCTAAAAAGTATGGGGATTTTCTAGATGTTGATTATTACAAAGAAATGTGCTTACCTGATAAAGATAAACGAGTCAAAATAAGAGAATTTATGAGGGAAGAAGCCGTTGAAGTTTGGAAAAAATTCTCTCAAATGCCCGATAGAGCACATTATTAA
- a CDS encoding MFS transporter: MKKILQGTFIWFIATLFVVYAFFLNTAGAVFSDTIKSFLHASDIGVAYAVGSFIAGFACMQIPAGYLLDRYNIRFVVGSGLFLLALGNLTLSFSTNLFLFSLSNFIQGIGASFAFLAAAKLTSQWFSAKMFPILFGLTQSFSCILAAIIHYYLVLALQTLTWQAIYQELAICGFILLCFSLIFISSPPTTELNKPLSLKKSLSLVLKNKQIWLCALSAATSFGVLSAYASFWYMDVEKFYSVKTTDALIMSGLIFTGIGVGTPLLGWLSNRFKSRKLIIHVTLVLGTMFLLLGIYLPHFDIDTYIIIRIVAFFTGFLLSGSMLYYTCASELATNSIRAVALGVINTFVFLFNSLLLFLPQFFITKASPTFLTYLWVLPFCLLISILLTYFVKETFDSSSV; encoded by the coding sequence ATGAAAAAAATACTACAAGGAACATTCATTTGGTTTATCGCAACACTGTTTGTTGTGTATGCGTTTTTTCTCAACACTGCAGGCGCTGTTTTTTCCGATACAATTAAATCGTTTCTTCATGCATCAGATATAGGTGTAGCTTACGCTGTAGGCTCATTTATTGCAGGCTTTGCTTGTATGCAAATTCCTGCAGGTTATCTACTTGATCGATATAATATTCGCTTTGTTGTAGGCAGTGGGCTTTTTTTATTGGCTCTTGGTAATTTAACACTTTCTTTTTCAACTAACCTATTTCTTTTTTCTTTATCTAACTTCATCCAAGGGATAGGTGCTTCTTTTGCATTTTTAGCTGCAGCTAAACTTACATCTCAATGGTTTTCTGCGAAAATGTTTCCTATTTTATTTGGATTAACACAATCTTTTTCTTGTATATTAGCTGCAATCATTCATTATTATTTGGTTTTGGCACTACAAACACTCACTTGGCAAGCTATCTACCAAGAATTGGCAATTTGTGGATTTATCCTGTTATGTTTTTCGCTTATATTCATTTCAAGCCCTCCCACAACAGAACTCAATAAGCCCCTTTCACTCAAGAAAAGCTTGTCTTTAGTACTTAAAAATAAACAAATTTGGTTATGTGCTCTTAGTGCAGCAACATCTTTTGGCGTACTTTCTGCTTATGCAAGTTTTTGGTATATGGATGTGGAAAAGTTTTATTCTGTAAAAACCACAGATGCATTAATTATGAGTGGTCTTATTTTTACAGGTATTGGAGTTGGCACTCCCCTACTTGGCTGGCTCTCAAATAGATTTAAATCTAGAAAATTAATTATTCATGTTACCCTGGTTCTAGGGACAATGTTTTTGCTACTAGGAATTTATTTGCCTCATTTTGATATAGACACTTATATTATTATCAGGATCGTTGCGTTCTTTACTGGATTTTTGCTATCGGGTTCTATGCTATACTACACATGTGCAAGCGAACTTGCCACTAATAGCATACGTGCAGTGGCCTTAGGAGTTATCAATACTTTTGTATTTCTTTTTAACTCTCTCTTGTTATTTTTGCCTCAGTTTTTCATTACAAAAGCATCTCCAACCTTCTTAACCTATCTGTGGGTGTTACCTTTTTGCTTACTGATATCGATTTTGCTTACTTATTTTGTTAAAGAGACCTTTGACTCATCTTCTGTTTAA
- a CDS encoding LysR family transcriptional regulator encodes MTFNLVHLKYFYDAIRLESITASARENHVTQSAVSQGIMKLEQHFQRKLLTHKRNLIKLTPEGKALFASSKQLFYYIDDVNNTFADGNSVYKGKVEFACFYSIAVSFLPNALAEFQKHAPSISAKFITGRPEIVKNALKEGRVEFGLMTDGQDLLAYDCELIHSGFFHVYESIKRPAKTPITQCILSEHSVEANALKKTFEKNYGKELFTHMDVGSWEVIVNLVLSNVGVGLVPDYLVEVPYRKDLLRLSHIKHDPIPYRIVAASPKGEELSKNAKLLINCLKMRVLNIQDK; translated from the coding sequence ATGACCTTTAATTTAGTCCACCTTAAGTACTTTTATGATGCTATTAGGTTGGAAAGCATCACTGCCTCAGCAAGAGAAAATCACGTTACACAATCCGCTGTAAGTCAGGGCATTATGAAGTTAGAGCAGCATTTTCAACGTAAGCTACTTACTCATAAAAGAAACCTCATCAAATTAACACCAGAGGGTAAAGCTCTTTTTGCCTCCAGTAAGCAGCTGTTTTACTATATTGACGACGTTAACAATACGTTTGCTGATGGAAACAGTGTCTATAAAGGCAAAGTGGAGTTTGCATGCTTTTATAGCATTGCTGTGTCCTTTCTTCCTAATGCCTTAGCTGAATTTCAAAAACATGCTCCAAGTATATCTGCCAAGTTCATTACAGGAAGACCAGAAATTGTTAAGAATGCACTAAAAGAAGGAAGGGTGGAATTCGGTTTGATGACAGATGGACAGGATCTGTTAGCCTATGACTGTGAATTAATTCATAGCGGTTTTTTCCACGTCTATGAATCTATTAAAAGACCTGCAAAAACACCGATCACTCAATGTATTCTTTCTGAACATAGCGTTGAGGCAAATGCACTGAAAAAAACTTTCGAAAAAAATTATGGAAAAGAACTTTTCACACACATGGATGTTGGCAGTTGGGAAGTTATTGTCAATCTTGTACTTTCAAACGTGGGAGTGGGACTAGTCCCTGACTATTTAGTAGAAGTTCCTTATCGCAAAGACCTTTTACGACTTAGTCATATAAAACATGACCCCATCCCTTATCGCATTGTTGCAGCTAGCCCAAAGGGAGAAGAGCTTTCTAAAAATGCTAAACTATTAATCAATTGTTTGAAAATGCGAGTTTTAAATATACAAGATAAATAG
- a CDS encoding AAA family ATPase yields MKKYRCYIVALVLLLLFVIPCSGWVQDSVKEELKLILDGIQDLVERRNVNESTPLIIAIGGCPGVGKSTISQILQTELSHLGIVSVILSLDHYGLGQNERKQFASELDPRRIQWNKLHNTLKDICKGNTEIIKPTINQLTKEMSQETLQLANVSCILFEGAYTLGDFAPMNFLQYADLSIYLESSLENIYNWKWQRELKKPIPRHSEAFFCHMMEILKDFAFHVYPTRKNADHIIHIDFFHRYSITNNDAIKNTPLPNFTTLRLETLSYHTQTKEGSSK; encoded by the coding sequence ATGAAAAAATATAGATGTTATATTGTTGCATTAGTCTTGCTACTCCTTTTTGTAATCCCTTGTAGTGGATGGGTGCAAGACTCTGTTAAAGAAGAGCTTAAATTGATTCTTGATGGGATTCAAGATCTAGTCGAAAGGAGAAATGTAAATGAAAGTACCCCTCTCATTATTGCCATTGGGGGGTGCCCAGGTGTTGGGAAAAGTACAATTTCACAAATTTTACAAACAGAATTATCCCATCTAGGCATAGTTTCTGTTATCCTCAGTTTGGATCATTATGGACTTGGTCAAAATGAAAGAAAACAGTTTGCAAGTGAATTAGATCCTCGAAGAATTCAATGGAATAAACTTCATAATACTCTGAAAGATATTTGCAAGGGTAATACGGAAATTATTAAACCAACCATTAATCAGCTTACCAAAGAAATGAGTCAAGAAACTCTTCAGCTTGCCAATGTTAGTTGTATTCTCTTTGAAGGCGCTTATACTCTGGGTGACTTTGCTCCGATGAATTTTTTACAATATGCTGATCTCTCAATATACTTAGAATCATCTTTAGAAAATATTTATAATTGGAAATGGCAACGAGAATTAAAAAAACCTATACCACGCCATTCAGAGGCTTTTTTTTGTCATATGATGGAAATTTTAAAAGACTTTGCTTTCCATGTTTATCCAACAAGAAAAAATGCAGACCATATTATTCATATAGATTTTTTTCATCGCTATTCAATTACAAACAATGACGCTATAAAGAATACTCCTCTACCAAACTTTACTACATTACGCTTAGAAACGCTTTCTTATCACACACAAACAAAAGAAGGATCATCAAAATGA
- a CDS encoding GNAT family N-acetyltransferase, translating to MSTSSMSSIIEFSKKNAIPFVIGLSLGMLGTYLIKWLKSDSEPSIRNICILNLTENGQSTETLTFLEFKEKVTFQELNKLRKSVDWAERTDKIWNKVLCKSDHIVCVKKNEELIAYGCFVGNGRMGSIFDIHVDPKHQRQKIGTLVMNHLVEYIRTEEYTSVNLSGWEDNASVLEFYKKFGFESNSFAMESSGKDLQVVSSAL from the coding sequence ATGTCAACAAGTTCTATGTCAAGCATTATAGAGTTTTCTAAGAAAAATGCAATTCCTTTTGTTATAGGACTCTCCTTGGGAATGCTGGGAACGTATCTTATAAAATGGCTTAAAAGTGACTCAGAACCCTCCATTCGAAATATTTGCATCCTTAATCTCACTGAAAATGGACAATCGACTGAAACATTAACTTTTTTAGAATTTAAAGAAAAAGTAACTTTTCAAGAACTCAATAAGTTAAGAAAAAGTGTAGATTGGGCTGAGCGTACTGATAAAATATGGAACAAGGTTCTGTGTAAATCAGACCACATAGTTTGTGTTAAAAAGAATGAAGAATTGATAGCGTATGGCTGTTTTGTAGGAAATGGCAGAATGGGCTCAATCTTTGATATTCATGTAGATCCTAAGCATCAACGCCAAAAAATTGGCACCTTGGTAATGAATCACTTGGTTGAATACATTAGAACTGAAGAATATACCTCTGTAAATTTATCTGGATGGGAAGATAACGCAAGCGTGTTAGAGTTTTACAAAAAGTTTGGGTTTGAGTCAAATTCTTTTGCAATGGAATCCTCTGGAAAAGACCTTCAAGTAGTATCTAGCGCACTGTAA
- a CDS encoding autotransporter domain-containing protein, giving the protein MSTINKIILASIFFSASSLYANGFVIESGQTVNNQTMSDVGDVGIVEVGGTIHAGGSMDGVDMNAADQSLYNYGTIIPGTFATSVVSIADNVLILNEGTISAGEFSNCIDCSGAHAVITNTGLISTSGANGVIISTTGGINTMITNHGIISVGVDGTGISTFASNSIITNTGTISGGTGAVGIYDDTNAANAQITNNGTISLSGNNTTGIFSLGSSATITNTGKLYVAGSNTTALSCGGAGASVTNSGQIVGLTALSLTGTTPSLSLLKTSNIQGSVSVPNDVLALSVQTGLNLALTLDSDSRGFGLLNIEAPYVVRSDPVIAVIDPTGLAMQSDVTADLSDSVLNGLHLHRTRFCDCGLWTEGIGSYRTRNAQPDTLSYTDFVAGLLIGYDTFIANQAVSVFGGCSYAEANIKASPQQANITLGCAGLSYDSCICGTSLSLAVMGGYLYWKNTRVVMNNLASGGMDKGRAYINGGLISADISLGHGFPSLFCHPYLIFDVRYAELFLGNYAETGSLADLTVFDRNVGLITTRLEIAFWRTQCLGFLEPFIGIFGRYQVAGRGVKAELLDIEFRFNQAGPLNLVAGLIGLRGSKIIGRWNSFFNIEASFDNAKSTRILAELGVKF; this is encoded by the coding sequence GTGAGCACAATAAACAAAATCATACTCGCTTCGATCTTTTTTTCAGCATCTTCTCTTTATGCTAATGGCTTTGTGATTGAAAGTGGTCAAACTGTTAACAATCAAACTATGAGTGATGTAGGAGATGTGGGCATTGTAGAGGTAGGAGGAACCATACATGCCGGAGGAAGTATGGACGGAGTTGACATGAATGCTGCAGATCAATCCCTTTACAACTACGGCACAATCATTCCAGGAACTTTTGCTACATCTGTAGTCTCTATAGCTGATAATGTTCTAATTTTAAATGAAGGTACAATCTCCGCTGGAGAGTTCTCAAATTGTATTGATTGTAGTGGAGCTCATGCTGTAATCACAAATACAGGACTGATTTCAACGAGCGGCGCTAATGGTGTCATTATCAGTACTACAGGGGGAATAAATACCATGATAACAAATCATGGTATTATTTCGGTAGGAGTTGATGGAACAGGAATTTCTACTTTTGCTTCCAATTCTATCATCACAAATACAGGAACTATCTCAGGGGGTACAGGAGCAGTAGGTATTTATGATGATACTAATGCGGCAAATGCACAAATTACAAATAATGGCACTATTTCCTTAAGTGGTAATAATACAACTGGTATTTTCAGCCTAGGCTCATCAGCAACTATAACAAACACGGGAAAACTCTATGTTGCTGGGTCTAACACTACTGCTCTTTCCTGCGGCGGCGCAGGTGCATCTGTAACCAACTCCGGACAAATTGTAGGGCTTACAGCCCTGAGTCTTACAGGAACTACTCCCTCTCTTAGTTTATTGAAAACTTCCAATATTCAAGGTTCTGTTTCTGTACCAAATGATGTTCTTGCCCTCAGTGTTCAAACAGGTTTGAACTTGGCTTTAACTCTTGATAGTGATAGCAGAGGCTTTGGCCTCTTAAATATTGAAGCTCCTTACGTCGTACGATCTGATCCTGTGATTGCTGTTATTGACCCAACGGGCTTGGCTATGCAGTCGGATGTCACAGCAGATCTCTCTGACTCTGTTTTAAATGGTCTGCATCTACATCGTACTCGTTTTTGTGATTGTGGTTTATGGACAGAGGGCATTGGTAGCTACAGAACGCGCAATGCACAGCCCGATACCCTCTCCTATACAGACTTTGTAGCGGGACTCTTAATTGGGTATGACACTTTTATAGCCAACCAAGCTGTTTCTGTTTTTGGCGGATGTAGTTACGCCGAAGCAAATATTAAAGCCTCCCCCCAACAAGCTAATATTACTTTGGGCTGCGCTGGGTTAAGCTATGATAGTTGTATCTGTGGTACATCATTAAGCTTAGCTGTCATGGGTGGTTATTTATATTGGAAGAATACACGCGTCGTCATGAATAACTTAGCTTCAGGTGGAATGGATAAAGGCAGAGCTTATATCAATGGAGGACTTATTTCCGCAGATATCTCCTTAGGCCATGGTTTTCCTTCACTATTTTGTCATCCCTACCTTATTTTTGACGTACGTTACGCTGAACTCTTTTTAGGTAACTACGCTGAAACGGGGTCTCTTGCAGACTTAACGGTTTTTGATAGAAATGTAGGACTAATTACAACTCGTCTAGAGATTGCTTTTTGGCGTACACAATGTTTAGGCTTTTTGGAGCCCTTTATTGGTATATTTGGTCGATACCAAGTAGCTGGAAGAGGAGTTAAGGCAGAGCTCTTGGATATAGAATTCCGCTTCAATCAAGCAGGCCCTCTTAATCTTGTTGCGGGTCTGATTGGTTTGCGAGGTTCAAAGATTATAGGCCGCTGGAATAGCTTTTTCAATATCGAAGCAAGCTTTGATAATGCAAAAAGTACTCGTATTTTGGCAGAATTGGGTGTAAAGTTTTAG